Proteins encoded together in one Astyanax mexicanus isolate ESR-SI-001 chromosome 10, AstMex3_surface, whole genome shotgun sequence window:
- the tigara gene encoding probable fructose-2,6-bisphosphatase TIGAR A has protein sequence MLSFGLTIVRHGETQYNKDGLLQGQGIDSSLSEAGIQQAEAVGLYLEDVHFTNVFASDMKRAKQTAEIIVRKNKTGNGLEIVTDPSLKERSFGIAEGGRVEDMRNMAKAAGQLIPEFTPPKGETMDQVKVRISMFLKAMFQRMADDHRDKVRPDVENQPDVETAGPLAGLPNDGVQDVPVHALVVTHGAYMRVAVRYFIEDLACSVPPGSDMSQVFSACSNTGICRFIVTLRCCNDDVTLLRMKCIFINRRDHLKAEDS, from the exons ATGCTCTCATTCGGTTTAACGATAGTCCGACA TGGTGAGACACAGTACAACAAAGATGGACTGCTTCAGG GACAGGGGATAGACTCTTCTCTGTCTGAAGCTGGAATACAGCAAGCGGAAGCTGTTGGACTCTACCTGGAAGATGTCCATTTCACCAATGTTTTTGCCAGTGATATGAAACGTGCCAAGCAG ACTGCAGAAATAATAGTGAGGAAAAATAAGACTGGCAATGGTTTGGAGATTGTTACTGATCCGTCGCTAAAAGAGAGG AGTTTTGGTATTGCTGAGGGAGGACGTGTGGAGGACATGAGGAACATGGCTAAAGCAGCAGGCCAATTAATTCCAGAATTCACCCCACCAAAAGGGGAGACAATGGATCAg GTGAAGGTACGGATTAGCATGTTCCTTAAAGCTATGTTCCAGCGGATGGCGGATGACCATCGAGACAAAGTGCGGCCAGATGTGGAAAATCAGCCAGATGTAGAAACAGCTGGACCTCTTGCAGGTCTTCCGAATGATGGCGTCCAGGATGTTCCTGTTCATGCCCTTGTGGTGACCCATGGTGCCTACATGCGGGTGGCAGTGCGGTACTTCATTGAGGATCTTGCATGCTCTGTGCCTCCCGGCTCGGACATGTCTCAGGTGTTCTCGGCATGTTCCAATACAGGAATTTGCAGATTCATAGTGACTTTGCGATGTTGCAACGATGATGTTACTCTCTTAAGAATGAAGTGTATATTTATAAACCGCAGAGACCACCTCAAAGCTGAGGACAGTTAA